The nucleotide sequence TCGTAGGCCTCGGGGACCATCATCATGATGGCGTGCGGGAGGCTGCGGCCCGTGAGGGTGAGCAGCTCGAGCACCTCGTCGAACGAGGCGGAGTCGCTCGCACCGGCCGTGCAGATCGGCAGCAGCGGCTGGATGTCGCCCAGCAGCTCGGACTCGAGCTGCGACTGACGCGCGCGCATCCAGTTGCGGTTGCCATTGACGGTGTTGATCTCGCCGTTGTGCGCGAGCATGCGCAGCGGCTGCGCGAGCGGCCACGACGGGAACGTGTTCGTCGAGTAGCGCGAGTGCACGACCGCGAGCTCGGAGGCGAAGCGCTCGTCCTGCAGGTCCGGGTAGAACGGCTCGAGCTGGAGCGTGGTGACCATGCCCTTGTAGCCGAGCGTGCGCGACGACAGCGAGACGAAGTAGGCGTCGAGCTCGGTGCGCGCGCGAGAGCGCAGGCGGTAGGCGCGGCGGTCGAGGGCGATGCCCGACAGCGCGGCGGCGTCGCCCGTGGCCGGGCGCGAGATGAAGAGCTGCTCGAAGACCGGGCGCGCCTCGAAGGCGAGCTTTCCCAGGTTCTCCTCGGCGGTCGGGACCTCGCGCCAGCCGAGCACGGTGAGCCCCTCGGATGCTGCGATCCGCTCGATCCCGCTCTTCTGGGTCTCGCGCGCCTCGGCGTCGCGCGGCAGGAACACCAGGCCGGCGGCGTACTCGCCCACGGGGGGCAGATCGAAGCCCGCCACGGCGCGCAGGAAGGTGTCGGGCATCTGCGTCAGGATGCCTGCGCCGTCGCCGGTGCCGGCATCGGAGCCGATCGCACCGCGGTGCTCGAGATTGCGCAGCGCGGTCAGGGCCAGATCGATGATGTCGTGCCCGGCCTCACCGCGGAGGGTCGCCACCATGGCCAGGCCGCAGGCGTCCTTCTCGAAGGCAGGGTTGTACATCCCCTGCTTCTGCGGGAATCCGGCACGGCCGGACGCAGCGGGGAAGTTCGCCTCCGCAGAGGCGACGGAACGGGGGCTCGAAGCCATACCTACCGTCCTCACGTTGATAGTCAAGATGGGACGACGTCGGCCCTGGGCGCGCTCTGCGGGGGAGAGCTGCGTTACTTGTTGGCAGGAGTGCTTGTGGCGCTGACCCCTTCGGCTTCGGACGTCGGGGGTTCGCTGACGTCGACGAAGTCGTCGGTCTCCTGAGATTGTACAGCCTGTCCGGCCTTCCACTCGCGGCCGGACACATAGGGCGACGGCTCGAGGCCGGGGTGACGGCTCTTCTGCACGAAGAAGATCGCCAGACCGATGATCACTCCGAAGATCGCGGCCCAGACGTTGGTGCGAAGTCCGAGGAAGATGTCGCTCGGGTCGATGCGGATCGATTCCCAAACGATGCGGCCGGCGCTGTACCAGACGAGGTAGAGGCCGAAGAGGCGGCCCCACTGCAGCGTGAAGCGCCGACCCGCCCACACGAGGAAGAGCACGCCGAGCGTGTTCCAGAGGACCTCGTAGAGGAAGGTCGGGTGGAAGAGCGTGCCCTCGGGCAGACCGATCGGCCACGCCGGGTTCGGGTAGTCGATCTCGAGGCCCCACGGCACATCGGTGGGAAGACCGAACAGCTCCTGGTTGAACCAATTGCCGAAGCGGCCGATCGCCTGGGCGAGGAGGAGGCTCGGGGCGAGGGCGTCGGCGAACGTCCAGAAGCGGATGCCGGTCCACCGGCACCCGAGCCAGGCACCGACGGCGCCGCCGATGAGAGCGCCGTAGATGGCGATGCCGCCCTCCCAGATGAAGAGCGCCGACCAGGGGTTCGCGCCCTCGCCGAAGTAGAAGTTCCAGTGGGTGAGCACGTGGTAGATGCGCGCCGTGATGATCGCGAGCGGGACGGCGAGGAGGGCGATGTCGATGACGACCCACGGCTCGGCGCCGCGCTTGGTGAGGCGGGCGTTGGTCCACAGCACCGCGACGATGATGCCCGTGATTATGCACAGCGCGTAGATGTGGATCCGCAGGGGGCCGATGTCGAAGTAGCTGATCGACGGGCTCGGGATGCTGGCGACGACGCTCAGGGCGGCGTTGATCATGGGAGAACCGTGTCCTTGCTGGATCCGTGCGGGGCGTGGCGGCGGCGGCCGCCGACCTCAGAAGTCTAGTTCGCGTCGCGGGCGGTTCCCGCGGCGAGGCCGCGCGCGGTCGCGGCGAGGCCCTCGAGGCCCCGCTCGCGCAGCGCGCGCACGAGCGCCGTGCCGACGATCGCGCCGTCGGCGTACTCGAGCACGCCGGCGACCTGCTCGGCGTTGGAGATGCCGATGCCCACGCACGCGTGCTCGACTCCGTGCTCACGCAGGCGGGCGACGAGAGTGCGGGCCGCAGCATCCAACTGCGCGCGCTCCCCCGTGATGCCCATGGTCGAGACGGTGTAGACGAAGCCGGTGGAGTTCTGTGCGATGAGCTCGAGCCGCTCGTCTGTCGAGGTCGGCGCGGCGAGGAAGACCCGGTCGAGGCCGGTGCGCTCGCTGGCGGCGATCCACTCGGGCGCCGCCTCCGGTGTGATGTCGGGCGTGATGAGGCCTGCTCCTCCGGCGGCGAGCAGGTCGTCGGCGTAGCGGTCGACACCGTACTGCAGCACGGGGTTCCAGTAGGTCATGACGAGCACGGGCACGTCGACGCGGCGCGTGATCTCGCGCACGGCTGTGAAGGTGTCTCGGAGGCGGAATCCGCCGGCGAGGGCCGCCTGCGTCGCCTCCTGGATGACTGTGCCGTCCATCACCGGATCGGAGTACGGCGGGCCGAGTTCGAGGATGTCGGCGCCGTTCTCGGCCAGGGCGACCGCCGCGTCGATGCTCGCCTCGAGGTCGGGGAAGCCGAGCGGGAGGTAGCCGACGAACGCGCCGCGCCCTTCGGCGCGGGCGGCGTCGATCGCCGCGGCGACGCGCGAGGTCATAGCTTCTCCCCTTCGCCGTGGGCGGCGTCGTCGTGGGGCGCCGAGGCGGCGGCCGCAGCATCCGTCCCCGTGTCGTAAAGGTCGAAGTAGCGCGCGGCGGTGTCCATGTCCTTGTCGCCGCGGCCCGAGAGGCATACGGCGAGGATGGCATCCGGGCCGAGCTCGCGGCCGATGCGCAGCGCGCCGGCGAGGGCGTGGGCCGATTCGATCGCGGGGATGATCCCCTCGGTCTCGGAGAGGAGGCGCAGCGCCTGCATCGCCTCGTCGTCGGTCGCGGGGATGTACTCGGCGCGGCCGATCGAGGCGAGCCACGCGTGCTCGGGGCCGACGCCCGGGTAGTCGAGGCCCGCCGAGATCGAGTGGGACTCGATCGTCTGGCCGTCCTCGTCCTGGAGGACGAAGGTCTTCGCGCCGTGCAGCACGCCGGGGCGCCCGCGTTCTATCGATGCGGCGTGCCGCGGCGTGTCGACGCCGTCGCCGGCGGCCTCGACGCCATAGAGCTTGACGCCCTCGTCGTCGAGGAAGGCGTCGAACATTCCGATCGCGTTCGAGCCCCCGCCGACGCACGCGAGGACGGCGTCCGGCAGGCGGCCCGCCTCCTCGAGGAGCTGGGCGCGCGCCTCTTCGGAGATGACCTTCTGGAAGTCGCGGACCATCGCGGGGAACGGGTGCGGGCCCGCTGCGGTGCCGAAGATGTAGTTCGTCGTCTCGACGCTCGCGACCCAGTCGCGGTAGGCGTCGTTGATCGCGTCCTTGAGCGTGCGCGAGCCGGTCTTGACCGGGATCACCTCGGCGCCGAGCAGTCGCATGCGGGCGACGTTGAGCGCCTGGCGCTCGGTGTCGACTTCGCCCATGTAGATCGTGCACTCGAAGCCGAAGAGCGCCGCGGCGGTCGCGGTCGCGACGCCGTGCTGGCCGGCGCCCGTCTCTGCGATCACCCGGGTCTTGCCCAGGCGCTGGGTGAGCAGCGCCTGGCCGAGCACGTTGTTGATCTTGTGCGACCCGGTGTGGTTGAGGTCTTCCCTCTTGAGGAATACCCGCGCGCCGCCCGCGTGCTCGGCGAACCGGGCCACCTCGGTGATCGGCGACGGGCGGCCGGCGTAGGAGTGCAGCAGCCGCACGAACTCGGCCTGGAACGCCGGATCGGCCTTCGCCGCCTCGTACTCCGCCGTCAACTCGTCGATCGCGGCGATGAGGGACTCGGGCATGTACCGCCCGCCGAACTCGCCGAACAGTGGTCCGGGAGCCTCACGAAGACTCATGCGCCTGCCTCCAGGAATGCGCGCAGGGTGGATACGGGATCGTTCGTGACCAGGGCCTCGCCCACGAGCACGACGTCCGCGCCGGCACGACGGTAGTGGGCGACGTCCTCGGGCACGAGCACGGCGGACTCGGCGATCTTGATCGCCCCCGCCGGGATGCGCTCCGCGAGGCGGCCGAAGAGGTCGCGGTCGAGCTGGAAGGTCGACAGGTCGCGGGCGTTGACACCGATGAGCTGTGCGCCGAGATCCGCGGCGCGATCGACCTCGTCGGCCGAGTGGGTCTCGACGAGCGCCGTCATTCCCAGCTCGCGGACGAACGCGTGGAGGCGGGCGAGGACGTCCTGCTCGAGCGCGGCGACGATGAGGAGGACCAGGTCGGCGCCGGACGCGCGGGCCTCGAGCACCTGGTATTCGGTCGCGATGAAGTCCTTGCGCAGCACCGGGAGCGTCACGGCGGCCTTGACGGCCTCGAGGTCGGCGAGGCTGCCCTTGAACTTTCGGCCCTCGGTGAGGACGGAGATCGCCGACGCGCCGCCCTCCTCGTAGCGACGTGCCTGCAGGGCCGGGTCGGGAATGGCGGCGAGGTCGCCGCGCGACGGGCTCGCGCGCTTGACCTCGGCGATGATCTTCACGCGGTCGGACGGGGCGAGCGCGGTGACGACGTCCAGGGTGGGACGCTGCGCCAGCGCCGCGGACTCCACCTCTGCCAGGGGTCGCACCGAGGCGCGTGCCTCGGCATCCTCAACCGCGCCGGCCGTGAGGTCGGCGAGCATGCTCAGTGCTCTTTCGCGGCGACCTTGGAGCCGCCCACGCCGTAGCCGGCGCGCTTCATGATCCAGCCCACGAGAAGGCCGATGACAAGGAGCACCGCCGACGCCCACACGAAGATCGGCATGTCGAGGAAGAAGAAGAAGGTGCCGATCGAGACCGCGATGAGCATGATCACGACGGCCGTCCAGGCTGCGGGCGAGTGTCCGTGGCCGGGGTCGCCGATGTTGTTGCTCATGGATGTCTCCTCGTGGAACCTGGGCGGGATGCCGCCAGTCTAGCGGTCAGGCGGTCGGATCCTCGCCACGCGACAGGTCGTCCCAGTCGTCGATGGCGCGCGATCCGGCGGCGTCGTGGGGGCGCGGGCCGTCGCCGGAGCGCGCCGTGGATCCGGTCGCGGGGGCGGCCTTCGCGGCCTCGTCGGTGCGGTAGCGACGGCCGGTGCGCGACCAGGAGTGCGCCGTCGCGAGCACGAACACGCCGGCCGCGACGAGCACGACCCCCACGACGAGGGTGACGGCCGG is from Microbacterium sp. LWH3-1.2 and encodes:
- the trpB gene encoding tryptophan synthase subunit beta, encoding MSLREAPGPLFGEFGGRYMPESLIAAIDELTAEYEAAKADPAFQAEFVRLLHSYAGRPSPITEVARFAEHAGGARVFLKREDLNHTGSHKINNVLGQALLTQRLGKTRVIAETGAGQHGVATATAAALFGFECTIYMGEVDTERQALNVARMRLLGAEVIPVKTGSRTLKDAINDAYRDWVASVETTNYIFGTAAGPHPFPAMVRDFQKVISEEARAQLLEEAGRLPDAVLACVGGGSNAIGMFDAFLDDEGVKLYGVEAAGDGVDTPRHAASIERGRPGVLHGAKTFVLQDEDGQTIESHSISAGLDYPGVGPEHAWLASIGRAEYIPATDDEAMQALRLLSETEGIIPAIESAHALAGALRIGRELGPDAILAVCLSGRGDKDMDTAARYFDLYDTGTDAAAAASAPHDDAAHGEGEKL
- the trpC gene encoding indole-3-glycerol phosphate synthase TrpC; translated protein: MLADLTAGAVEDAEARASVRPLAEVESAALAQRPTLDVVTALAPSDRVKIIAEVKRASPSRGDLAAIPDPALQARRYEEGGASAISVLTEGRKFKGSLADLEAVKAAVTLPVLRKDFIATEYQVLEARASGADLVLLIVAALEQDVLARLHAFVRELGMTALVETHSADEVDRAADLGAQLIGVNARDLSTFQLDRDLFGRLAERIPAGAIKIAESAVLVPEDVAHYRRAGADVVLVGEALVTNDPVSTLRAFLEAGA
- the trpA gene encoding tryptophan synthase subunit alpha; the protein is MTSRVAAAIDAARAEGRGAFVGYLPLGFPDLEASIDAAVALAENGADILELGPPYSDPVMDGTVIQEATQAALAGGFRLRDTFTAVREITRRVDVPVLVMTYWNPVLQYGVDRYADDLLAAGGAGLITPDITPEAAPEWIAASERTGLDRVFLAAPTSTDERLELIAQNSTGFVYTVSTMGITGERAQLDAAARTLVARLREHGVEHACVGIGISNAEQVAGVLEYADGAIVGTALVRALRERGLEGLAATARGLAAGTARDAN
- the lgt gene encoding prolipoprotein diacylglyceryl transferase, which produces MINAALSVVASIPSPSISYFDIGPLRIHIYALCIITGIIVAVLWTNARLTKRGAEPWVVIDIALLAVPLAIITARIYHVLTHWNFYFGEGANPWSALFIWEGGIAIYGALIGGAVGAWLGCRWTGIRFWTFADALAPSLLLAQAIGRFGNWFNQELFGLPTDVPWGLEIDYPNPAWPIGLPEGTLFHPTFLYEVLWNTLGVLFLVWAGRRFTLQWGRLFGLYLVWYSAGRIVWESIRIDPSDIFLGLRTNVWAAIFGVIIGLAIFFVQKSRHPGLEPSPYVSGREWKAGQAVQSQETDDFVDVSEPPTSEAEGVSATSTPANK
- a CDS encoding DUF6704 family protein; the encoded protein is MSNNIGDPGHGHSPAAWTAVVIMLIAVSIGTFFFFLDMPIFVWASAVLLVIGLLVGWIMKRAGYGVGGSKVAAKEH